In Kryptolebias marmoratus isolate JLee-2015 linkage group LG11, ASM164957v2, whole genome shotgun sequence, the following proteins share a genomic window:
- the LOC108245728 gene encoding oocyte zinc finger protein XlCOF20-like: MVLIKEEAPEEWRPAVDQQGPGTFNIKEEEEELWSSPEGEQLSVKEEADATSFSFTAVLLKSEDDEEKPLFLHLHQVEDGDLPSSSADQMTAAADGEDCGAETSRNPDLNTQEDDSSSSETEVSEDGEEDDDDSLRLVNKKSVRMKKIVSCSKVQTRQKSFTCDDCGKGFTRKGDLNIHMRIHRGEKPFPCDLCEQRFRLNTHLKRHMRIHTGEKPFACEVCGQMFSQKTNLNTHKRMHTGEKPFPCEVCGQMFSRKTNLNTHMRTHTGEKPYTCQVCGQMFSQKASLNTHLRIHTRNKAAICSVP, encoded by the coding sequence ATGGTGCTGATTAAAGAAGAAGCTCCTGAAGAATGGAGGCCTGCTGTGGACCAGCAGGGGCCAGGAACCTTCAAcataaaggaggaagaggaggaactgTGGAGCAGTCCGGAGGGAGAGCAGCTCAGTGTGAAGGAGGAGGCTGACGCCACCAGCTTCTCATTCACTGCAGTTCTCTTGAAgagtgaggatgatgaagagaaaCCTCTGTTCTTACATCTTCATCAAGTGGAAGACGGAGATCTTCCAAGCAGCTCAGCTGACcagatgacagcagcagctgatggagaggactgtggagcagaaaccagcaggaacCCAGATCTGAATACTCAGGAAGACGATTCCAGCTCTTCAGAGACTGAAGTCAGTGAGGATGgtgaagaagatgatgatgactCTTTAAGATTGGTTAATAAGAAAAGTGTTAGAATGAAGAAAATAGTCTCATGCAGCAAAGTCCAGACAAGACAGAAATCATTTACTTGTGATGACTGTGGCAAAGGATTTACTAGAAAGGGAGATCTAAACatacacatgagaatccacagaGGAGAGAAACCATTTCCATGTGACCTTTGCGAACAAAGATTTAGACTCAATACGCATTTGAAAagacacatgagaatccacacgggAGAGAAACCGTTTGCTTGTGAAGTTTGTGGACAGATGTTTAGccaaaagacaaatttaaacacCCACAAGAGAAtgcacacaggagagaaaccattTCCTTGTGAGGTTTGTGGACAAATGTTTAGCCGAAAGACAAACTTAAACACCCACATGAGAacccacacaggagagaaaccttACACCTGCCAGGTTTGTGGACAAATGTTTAGCCAAAAGGCAAGCTTAAACACCCACTTGAGAATCCACACAAGAAACAAAGCAGCCATCTGCAGTGtcccttaa